AACTTATGTTGCTCTATGTGCTTACTATCAATTGGATATATACAACACTAGTTGGGATTAATCTTGACTCAAATCTAAGATGGTCATTGAATACAAGGTGCTATGTAAGTAAAACCTGATAAATGCAAGGCATAGAGTCATAGAGCAACATTTATTGACTAACATTTAAGTGAAGCTGGAGAGAAATTATGTCATGATAAAGTGTGCAATCATAACTTCAATGTCACTCAAGAGCATAGTAAGTGGTTGGAAAGAATAGAGTTGCTGTCGAGGTTCTCTAGACACGGCAAAGAAGCACATGATGCTGCCTCTAATGCCCAAATCAAGTAGCTCATCAACGAGTGACTCAACGAATCTTCCTCAAACAATTGCCCATAGTATCATTCCATCAtcaaagaaaaggaaaaaaaaggagaaaaaaaatcaAGGTATCTCAAAGTATCAACTCTCGCAGACTCATAAACCCTCTTAAACATGTGCTGGTTGACATATACATGCGAGACCCATCAGGTCCTCAATGTTTAGAGAGCCCATCACGAAGAGCGACGGCTGTACACGCCTTGGTTGTTTGGCGGCGATCCATGGTTGTTGTTATTGTCGCGCTTTGGTGGTGCAGGGGGATTGCCCCCCTGATGTTGCACCTGTGGAGGAGCAGACGCCCCTGCGAGATAGTCGTAGGAAACCCTACGGACTTTGCTCCCTTGGCAGAGCTTGCAGATTTGACTAGTTCTGGGTTAGCAACGCTTGACAATAGTGATATGATGAGTAGACCTACGCTTCGCGTTGGAACGAGCCGCTGCAAAGATCGCAGGTGATCCAGGTCATGCCATACTCGTCAAAGACGTAGGAGGAAAGGGGTGAGCTCATGATGGCAACTTAAGAAGAAGGCTGTCTGAGATGAGGCTGAGTTCAAGTTGATCTGGCTGTTGTCGTTCAAGTTGTTTGCTCAACTAAAAGAACACCATCCTGAGACGTTGGGAATCTTGCTGGTATATATACTCGGGATCTGGACATCATCAACACTGCCGAAGGAGAACAGCCAACAGACTGGGTCCCGTCCGTCCATGATGGCAACCAACACCTCACCGCCCCGCGGAGAGTTATCAAGACGAGGGTTGACACAAGCGCGTCCGTCTGTCAGAGTCGGTAGCTGCTGTCATGACGCCGGCTGCAATCGGGTCTTGTGATGGCGATCATGTCAAGGATGGGCAGTTGCCTTGATTCGGGCTCTCACACCTCGACCGTAAAAGCCATGTCATGTCTGGGATAACCTGAGCCCAACCGTGAAAGGAAAAAGGTCCAGGCGGTAACGGCTTCCACATTCGCTACCGCTCTGTGGTCATCTTGGGCCTCATTTCGAGGCGTCCATCCATGCTCATGCCCACGCCTTCTCCGCAGCGCGCAACTACAACTGCAACTGCACACGGTGGACCGAATGGCGAACAGCCTTGGCTTCCTACGCCTCCTGCAGCCTCCCCCTCGGTCTGCGCAAGGAGCGCCTCGCGGACCACATCCTCGGTGCCTACTGGAGTGTTGGGCGGGGAGTAAATCCCTCGACGTCTTGACCGGTTCCGGAGAGGACCGGCAAATGGAAGCCCGCGCTGACCAAGCCCGCCGGCTCACTGCATGATCGCTAGGTCGTGCTTCACGTTCCGGCCGCCGACGAGCCAACCTAGGCCAAGACCCGTCGAGAGCGGCGGATTCGGCTGAACGTCTGCGGCCTCGCGGTTGGCGGCAGCATCCCAGCTCTAAGAAACAAGCACCTAGATACTATTGCGTGCATCCATGATTAAGCTCCTGCATCAGCCATGAGACCATGTGCGAGGGGCTTGTTGGGGTAGGGCAAGAGTCGGCCAAGTCATTTGTCAAATCCACGTCACATCTTGTTTGAGAAGCAGATATCTGAATCTCGTGCAATGTCAGGTGTAGCCTTACCTGGAGGCGGCCTTGGGCTGAAGGTGAGGCAATGACACTGACAAACGGCCCTGTCCGATGATGTAGTTGTCGTCCAGTGGTTCTCTGTAGTGCTTCCATAGCAGCCTGTGTTATCCAGCATGTACAGGCCCGAGGCTGTGGACGCCTCGGCCGCCGTCCCCGTCCCGCGTCCGTCCCGTGTCGTCGCCCGGTGCATCCTCCCGATAAGCGTCGGGCCCCCGTTCAGCTCAGCAAGGATTCTTTCCCTTCCTTTCACAACTAGACCGACTTTTTTTCGGCAGACCGTTTACATGTTCGTTTCTGTATTAGGGAGGGCCGAAAAGCCCGTTCCCGAGACAGGACCAAGCATGCAAGGCCACGACGTTTTTGTCGACATCCCACGCTTGTGTTCCCCATCATCAGCTCGACCGGTCAACAATAGTCGTCCCGAATCGACCAAGCGAATCCCAGGAATAGAACGAGTTAGACCGGCAACTCTTTGTGATTTCATCGACGTGTACGTGTGCTTCACTTCCCTGGCTGTATCTTGTCGTGTTACCCTCTTATCCTCTGGGACCCTTGTCACGCGCCTTGTCGTCTGCCCATTCAGGGTTATCTAAGAGTAAAAATCACTGGTAGAAAGAACTGTGACCAATCTGAGAGTTTGTCATTGATTAATGCCGTCTCTGGCCTTTTGCTCGGCACAAGAGCTCGGCCAGTGCAAACGAGGCTATTCACGATCTGACCACCATGTTCCACCTCCCTTGGTTCAGTTGGTCCACGAGTCACAACCCACCATCCGTAGACACTTGTCGAGAGAATCAAGGTGGGGGTCTGGCGTAGAAATTGGGCACAAGGCAATTTTAAGTCTGTTTCACAAACTTTCTGGCAAGGCTCATCAGGAGATATGATGCCAGATGCCTTGATTTTCAGTCCTGCAGATCCAGTTTCCGACAATTGAGCTGCTTTGATTAGATGGCATCCACGTTGATGCCAGAACATCAGATGACCCACAATGCAGCTCGAGGCAATCGATGGCAACGCCGGCGATACGAGGCCTCAGCTCGCAACAGAGGGACAACCTGATTCGCGGGGCAACGTGGCTATCAATAGACAGCCCAACTATGTGTCGCATGGCGCGGCTTCGGCTTCGGACTCTTCTCCGATAACTTACTGACAAATGCTCGGTTGAGAGGGCCTCAGATAGGTCAACCACCGTCTCGGCTTCGGCGTTACAAGCAGGGGCTCCGGCACTTGCGCATGCCACTGACGAATATCTGATGTATTCCCCAAGACTGAAGCCGAGTTGTCAGGTTTTCTGACCAAAATCCGAGACAAAACGGCAGGTATGTCTAAGAGTTTCCGAGAGAGCAGGGGTCGACAAGCCGTAGTCAACGTCCAACGGCGTCGCACAGCATTGGACCTGCATTGTGACATATTCGTGAAATGATCTGATAATGCTGTTGAGAGTTATTTTGAAATTGACGTTGGCCAGAGGGAAGGGTATCCGTGGAGGGTAGAAGAGACCGGACTTGACATGTGGGCGAATACGTTCTCAAGCTGAACTCCTCAAACAATCGCCATGAATCACGCGTAGAGGCCGAACGCTGAGAATAATAGCAAGCGATATGTGTGTAGATGACAGCACTCGAGTCCAGCGATGATTCAGCGTGGCGTTGTCATAACGGCTGTGGGTAGCCGCCTGCAAAGCAAGGCTTACCTGCCTGACCCAATCGTTGAACAGTCCACTGGAACATGCTGGCGTGGACAGGTTCTGGTAGCACTCGAAGAAAAGAGCCCCGACATCCTGAGTCGGTGGCCCATGCAAAAACCTGTCGCCAATATGCGAGACGGGTGATGGCATGGGCAAAAACGTCGATGAGCTCGTGTGACCTGTCGTACAGGCGGAGGTTCCTCCGACACACAATGACGAGTTCGGCGGATAGGCAGCGCCCCACGGAATCCAGCAGAGGTACCTTCGTTCGTCTGAAAGCTTGTCATTTCGTATGTGACGTGGATCCAACTCGTGATGGTGTCTTTCTCGGTGTATCGTCTTCGTGGGATGACATTGAGCCATGTTGCATGCCGAAACAAATCATTTCGTTCTCCAAACGCCTCCATGGCAATCCCATGACTCTGACGAGATGATTTCCAGTCTTGACTTGCATGAAAGAAAAGTTCGTGGTTAGAAAACAAGAAAAGTATATGTCGTGCTGTGAGGAAGGCAGGGAGGAGGGTTATGCTTGACATCGGGGTCATGCACGGATTAGAGCATACCCCGATTGGTGCATCTCGGCGACCGCGTCCCGCGCAGCGCAGGCCAAAGTTAGGAATCAATGGGAGTTACGATACCTCTAGAGCTACCTCTCGCCTCCCTCACCCTAGAAAAGGCTACAAAGTCCCTGGAGGACTCGTCTACCATGAGCTGAGCTTCAAGCGACTGATTTACCGTCTTCAACATGTCTGTCATTCTCTGCACTGGTAAATGCGACTGACCTACTCTACGACTTGCGACTCGCGAGCTAACCCACGTCGCAGCTGGATATGACCACACGATCAGGTTCGATTCGACCCGCGCTTCCTCCGCGAGTTTCCCCCGTTGACACTCTTTCTCGATAGGTTTTGGGAGGCATTGTCGGGTATCTGTTCGCGCACCATACAGCACCCAGACTCGCAGGTGAACCGTCTGTGCATCTCACCCGACAAGCGATACCTCGCTGCCGCGGGCCACCACACGGTCAAGCTCTACGATATCAAGTCGACCAATCCGAACCCGCTGCTGACTTTCGAGGGTCATACTGGAAACATCACCGGTGTCGCCTTTCACTGCGAGGGAAAATGGATGGTGACTAGCTCCGAGGACGGcaccgtcaagatctgggagaCGAGGACAGGGACAATTCAACGAAGCTATAACCATGGCTGCCCTGTCAATGATGTTGTAATCCACCCAAACCAGGGTGAGATTATAAGCTGCGATCGGTCTGGCAGCGTGAGAGTCTGGGACTTGGCCGAGAACAACTGTTCCCACGAACTCATCCCAGAAGAAGACGTCTCAGTCTCCAGCGTCACAGTCGCTAGTGACGGCTCTCTCCTATGCGCTGCGAATAATGCCGTAGGTTTTCAACACCTCACCTGACAGTCTGATTCTGACATATACAGGGCAACGTGTTTGTATGGAACCTTATCCAGAACTTTGACCGCACCCAATTAGTCCCAGTCACGCACTTCAGCGCTCACAAGGAATACATCACGCGTATCTTGCTCTCACCTGACGTCAAGAAGTTGGCGACCTGCAGCGCCGACCACACGGCAAAGATATGGGAGGTCAAGAACATTGAGCCCACCACAGACCCGGAACCCAAGCCGTACCCGCTCGAGGCAACCCTCACCGGCCACCAGCGCTGGGTCTGGGACTGCGCCTTCAGCGCTGACTCTGCCTACCTGGTGACGGCCTGCTCGGACCACTACGCGCGACTTTGGGAACTGCATAGCCAGCAGATCATTCGCCAGTACAACGGGCACCATAGAGGAGCGGTTTGCGTCGCGCTCAACGATTATTCCGAGACGCGATGATTCAGGCATTGGGTGCTGTCAAGATTGGTTGGCCGGAGAATGGCGTTGGGTCCGTGTGTTTTGGTTGTTTAAAGATGTGTTGATGATTGTTCGAGAGGTTTTGTATGCTCCTCGCATGGCAGGCTAGCTGTACCCGATTGTGTATGAATGGCAAGTGTTAGACTCGCATATGAAGTTCTATATTGTAGTGTCTTTGCGGTGATTGGTTCTGAAACGATGTCAAAGTAAGAAAAGGAGTGAATACTCGACACATCAACTAGGCTCTTTGCCACATCTAAGACCAATCCAAGagcaaaagaaaaagatcTAAAGGAAAAATGATTTCTTATTAAGTCTCTTCTACCCATCTGTTTAATGCTTATGCTAGGATATGTTATATGTGTGCTAAATATGCTCTCAGGCAAGATCATGATACTACAACTCTTCTAATGGGACGTGGCGCAAGACATGAGGCATCCTTGAAAGGATAGTCCAATGTGGCGATGTCGAGTCGGATGTGGTTCTTGACAAGTGCGATATTTGTCATTGAGAAGACTAGATTGGATATGAGAAGTGAATCTGGTAAAGTCACGGTAGTGGTGAAGACATATTGTGAAGCAGCAACTCGATTGCTCATGCTAGATGCAAAGCTAATAGGTCGCTGCAGATTTCCGTATGGCATTCCATCGCTCGTGAAATTATTCGCCCATCTTGTTGAGACGGTCCTTGGCAGACTCCTTTGCCTCATCCGAAGCGTTGGGGTTGCTCAGGGTCCTAGAACTTGGTCAGTACAGGCCTACACCTCTGAAGACGAAGAGACTCACGACTTGAGGCCACCAGCAACATTACCAgggttcttctccttgttgtcACCGGCCTTGGAGACTGATGTGCGTGTTAGATTCTATTTCATGGTCAAAAGATGAAAGTTCTTTACCATTGCCGTCGTTGAACTCCTCATGAAGAACCTTCTTGGAgtgctccttggcctcctggGAGGTGTTGGGGTTGTTGATGGTAGCCTTGTGGCCGCCGGCGATCTGAGCATCGGTCATCTTGATGGTTGTGGGTGGTAGATTGGAGTTGATGGaagtggttgttgttgctgttgctgcttaGGATTGTTGTGCTGATGAGAATGAAGAGAGAGTATTCATCGAAGGACAACGTCCCCTTCTTATACTTGCTCCTCGACACTCATCCTCGCAGATCGCCGATGTGCTCTTGAACAACCACCGTGAAAATCGACTTCATTGACGCAATTGATGACCTCCTCGATCCTCTAGCTCATCTATTCCGGCGGTGAAGCTACTAGTAGTCTCGCACATTTCACGACCTCCTACTCGCTCGATCACAGAGCTTTCATTCTAGAGACTGTGCCGTCTGCCAGAGTGGTGACGTGTGGGCGTATCCGGGGTAAGACTTCTACAGGGATTCTTTCTCTCGGTCAGGAACAAACACTCCATGCCTCCCCTTGCGTGCCAGTCTGCCCTCTACGGCATCAGTCATCTTCGGCAAAAGGCGTGCCCGGGAGATGCTAACCTGTGCGATCAAGGTTAGCTCCGATCCGGGCTACTGCGAGGCATCAGGGCGGCTTGTATACACCGATGGCCGGTGAGTTATTAGGCAGACGAGGAAGAGTCCTCCATCGAGATTCACGGTCAATAGAAGAACTTTGGTTCACCGCCGTGATGCAGCAGATATCACCGCGCTCGTCAACGTCGTAGCCCAGGGGTTAAAGTTGAGACTGTCGGGTTTGGGGGCCTAAGATATCAAGTCATGACGCATCAATTTTGACGGTTGATCAAAAACAACACACACTTGCCCGTTGTAGAAACGGCCGCGAGATGACGGGTTTTGTTTTAACAGAGAAAAGACGCCAAAAAgcaaagagaaaagagacggGAGACGCGGGCTGCTCCGTCGATGAATCATCATTGGCGTGTTGTGCATGACGTCGAGACGTGTCTGGTGCTGACACGAACACTGCGCGAAGTCCCGTGAATCTGCACACGCAACAGACTACTGTGTGAATCAAGGTTCAGGTGAGATGATGAATGAGAGGTCAGGAATTGTCCTCTTGTGAATGTCTTGGGAAGGGTTTGAGTggtaaaggaaaaaaaggacAAGAGTTCAGCCGAATGCAAGAGACGAGCTGAGATGATGCTGTAACACGGCTCGGAGGTACGCGACCATGTCAGACCTGATCTCACAGAGTTTCTCGTAAAGGAGATGGCCGTGGTGATCGGTCATTGCCGGATTATGTGCATCTCTTGTCACTGGGAGAAAAGGGGATTGATGATGGGATAGCATTTGGTCCTTCATCAGACAAAGGCCGCAACCAGCAAGCCAATGACCATCGTGATCCCGGATATGTATGTTGATCCGGAACTCTGAAGAAACCACCTTTTGGAAACCGACCCAGGCCAGGCGTCCTTTTGAACGCCACGTCGATCAAAGAGCCCAACTCGAGTCGGCGTGTCCGCGTCAAACCCGACGAATCAGGGTCAAGAGGTGCCCCCTGCGCGGCTCTTGGCCATGCGTCCATCACCAGAAACCTCCACCCGCACGAGGTCCCGGCTAGAAAAGATTGGATGAGAGAGGCCTACCACGGGCTACACTCGGAGTGTTTTTCAAGACGGCACATGACGTCGTGTAAGAACCTTATACCCCATGTCCAGCTGAGCAGGGATCTGAAGAGTGAGCGGACCCAAGCGCCCGGGGCGGTCTGCATGACTTGACCAGAAGAATCCGTTGGGATGGTTGATGTCGATTGTCAGAAAAGAAACAGAAGAAAATGCGGCTAAAAACCTCAGCGCAGCCAACCACGCGGCGTGTGGGGGAATAGCAAGCCACGCCCAAGCCCCCCTGAAGGAGGAAGATCGGGGGCGTCTCCATCCTGTGTCTGGACCCCTGTAGCAAATAGCGTCAGCTAGAGCGAGGCTGAGGCCGGCCCGCCACCTCCAATAATAGAACGCATCTGGCATCTTGTGTCGATGACATCCACCTTGGatcaacaccatctacaACTCCAAACTCCGCTCACAGGCCTCACAGGGCTGCCAGACGAAAGCCCTCTCAGACGCACGAGCCTCCTGTTCCctcgtctctctctctctctcattcTACACGCCCCCCCTGGACTCCACGCATCCATCCCTCCTTGAGCCTAGAACAATCATGACCTCAGACGACAAGCCCCCAGTCTTCAACTACATCCTGAGCTTCATCCTCGTAGGGCTCGCATGGGGCTTCACGACCCCTTTCATCCGCCGGGCCGCCCAGTCTCACAACCCTCCTGCGCATCCGGTCCTCGAGAGCCCTGCCGTCCAGGCCAGCTGGCTCAAGTCCAAGGTCTACGGGGCATTCTTCGGGGTTGTCGATCTCCTGAGGAACCCTCGCTACGCCATCCCGCTGGTTCTCAACCTCACGGGAAGTGTGTGGTTCTTTCTGCTCATTGGCAAGGCCGGTAAGTCTGCTGTCTCTGATGGGCGCCTGTCAGAAGAGTGTCGATCCTCCCAACTAGTCTAGACCGGCCGAGGTTGACAGGTCGCCACCTCTAACCTCTGTATCAACTGCTGATGACGACAATTATCCAGAACTGAGCCTGACGGTACCCATTGTGAACACTTTGGCGTTCCTATTCACCGTTCTCGGTGATTGGTACGTTGACGGCAAGGTAATCAGCCGAGGTGAGTGTTTTTAGTGCCTATTCTTCGGAGGTTGTCTCTAAACGTCTATTCCAGATACCGCAGTTGGGATGGGCCTCATGCTGGGCGGTATTGCCTTGTGCGTCCAGAGCAAGCGTTGATATATATCGGCCATTTTATGTATAACATGTAACTGTTATGAATCTTCATGCACAAATGTCAGTCCGGTGTCTCCGGATTGGTTACCGCCGTTTGCAGCATGTTGATGCGTGACTCCACCGCAAAGCCTCCCATGCTTGGAGGCATTTGTTGAAGGTGCAAATATTTACTGTCAATTCAAGTCTTGTAGAAACTATGAATAGAGAAAAATTGGCGAATTTTTACATCTATGCCAGACTTGTCTTGAGTCAATATTTCGTGACAATTGCAAGCTGGACGCATCTTAACACGTTGGAGCACCAATATGTCCCCGTCTTACCATAATGCGCATACTCGCTTAAAAGCAGGAACAACGCCTTTCTGGAAAACGGTGCATATAGTAGACCGCCATATGCCACCATGCCAAGAATAGTTTCTAGCGTAGAAGGATGTTCCAAAATGTCTGTCCAGATGTAGTCAAACTCGTTTGTCATCTAGACGCCAAATGATCCAA
This region of Fusarium falciforme chromosome 5, complete sequence genomic DNA includes:
- a CDS encoding Target of rapamycin complex subunit LST8; its protein translation is MSVILCTAGYDHTIRFWEALSGICSRTIQHPDSQVNRLCISPDKRYLAAAGHHTVKLYDIKSTNPNPLLTFEGHTGNITGVAFHCEGKWMVTSSEDGTVKIWETRTGTIQRSYNHGCPVNDVVIHPNQGEIISCDRSGSVRVWDLAENNCSHELIPEEDVSVSSVTVASDGSLLCAANNAGNVFVWNLIQNFDRTQLVPVTHFSAHKEYITRILLSPDVKKLATCSADHTAKIWEVKNIEPTTDPEPKPYPLEATLTGHQRWVWDCAFSADSAYLVTACSDHYARLWELHSQQIIRQYNGHHRGAVCVALNDYSETR